The Microplitis mediator isolate UGA2020A chromosome 10, iyMicMedi2.1, whole genome shotgun sequence genomic sequence gtttcatccgAAATGATTCcataacaaaattttgtcaAATTATGATAACGAATAGGATTCAGAAccgtcaaatttaaaaaaagaatttaagtCACTAAATTCTACATGAGGGCAAAGAGGTTGAAATTCTCATTTCAGATTATAATGATCTGTACTtcccctgtttagaaaatctcgtagaatccaatagatgctcataaattcccatagtgattttataagaatgaatgagttctatcaGAAGTACTAAAGTTAAGTATAGGGATGACACGACCGATAATCCAAGGACAATTGATActtgcgacgattgatccgcCGATAATTGATATATGTCAATAACTAATCAATGCGACAATTAATGGTAATCACAATTTATCCATACACAGTTTGTGTgggagtatatttttaaaatcacacacacacaacattagtgaaaaaagggcgtgGTAGATTTAGggtaaaaataccgtaaatttatagtaacccgatgaaaaaagattttatacaattgtataaaattatatacaaaaaatggcccgatccaattgtatacaactgtatagaaattgtatacaattctatacaaattgtatacaattttatataattatatacaattttacataaattatatacaattctatataattgcaatgctagaattgtatataattgtatacaatttctatacaaattgtatacaattggatcgggccattttttctatccaattataaaTAGcctgtatataattatatacagtctatatataattatatatagtctatatataattgtataaaatcttttttcatcgggaaatcatttcttaaggcatgatttcttaaatattgaaaaatcgtttcttaaatagtaagaaatatttgttaaatacgAAGACATTATGTTTAAGAAACGGTctcttaaatactaagaagTCCTTTTATCCGTGTAGTATTTGTACTGCCAACTTGCATCAAATTGGTTAGTTTAGGCATGCTATCCATTGTTGCAGTACCCcgagacgaaaaattcaagtctCTCGGAGTCTCTGAGTCTCTAGAAGGCTCGCTGAGTCTTGCTGAGTCTCTCTGAATTTTCCTGAGTTTCTCTGAATCTCCATATTAAAGACCAGCAGACAATCGTGTTTCACATGGTCTCTCTGAGTCTCCCAGAGTCTCTTATTCAGAGACTACGGAAGACTCAGACTTTCAAATTTCCCAGCAAACAGGTGGTCTCCCAACACGAGACTTACAGAGACAAcagctttaaaatttatctctcCAACAAGGCCAAAcagtaacaaaaatttaataagtagGGTACGTTTATCTACCAACAATAGTATATGTgcatataataaaattggtcCTATATTAGGtagtaatatttttacacGTACAATATTATCGTAGATTGGTGTAAATTTGTAGCTTTGTGtccagaaaataatattttaaagatttatttCGAACTGAACCTTTGAATCGGATGGTTTGCTTGAAATATCTGTGGATATTGTATTGTGCTTCACAATGTTGAAAAAATGTTCGTTTTAGTTTTTTGGATTAATACCTAGCAAAAGTCTGTTATTGACGAAAAAGACATTTGCATTCCATCGAGCCCTGACGTTACAGCAGAACTAGGTGATATTGTACTAGTGAAATGGGAAAAATCGAAGTCTCAAGCGAAGATTCTCCGATACAGCAGtaagtcattaaaaataataaaacataatttaacaaaataatttttacaactttcgtaaagatttttcaatttttttttttctctatttattctatttattcaatgaaatctgtttttatattcatagtgtttaaaaaagaattagaaaaaaataaatgttgggAAAGATGGGAACATTATTGAcagagcaacaaaaaaattaaaaaaacaattcaacaaaaatattgCAGAGAAAATGATTCGGAGACTTCTATTACTTCAAAACAGTTTTCGGAAGTCTCTTCCTGAGAGAGATCCGTAGAGATCGTGTCTCTACGATTTACGTATGTACATGCCGCCACCACTACGAATTAAACCCTCAGAGAGACTGAGAGAGTTGAATTCTTCGTCTCGGGCACTGCGTACAACAGTATTAGTTTCATTCTTAATATTCTTTCTCGTCTTGGCAGCTAGACCCTTGCTCCTTTCTCGGATATCATcaaaacgatttttaaatGATCCCGCTCGTTCAGATAACTTGGGTACTCCTTGTGCAACCACATCAGATCCAGGATTTGGTTTACTGGTATCAGGATTTGCCGGAACTGATGCAGTTAATGCCTTTCATTGACAgaatagttaaataataatatcaatggCCATGTAATAGTATATTGAATGACAAGGGATggaacaaaacgatttcagaaCAGGGCTAAGTTGGCTGCCCGACCTGTATACgagggctgacatcacccgcagtctgaaatcgtcttccatcctgagttacacactattttcatgattacccTGCATtcaaacttaaagtttcagcTCAGCAGTCAGTCAGAAACAAGTCAATTTAAGATCAACTATTAGCGTAAGCGTAAATTgtgatttgcaatttataatcaagcagaaactataaatactatttattattcatattaatttttataaaactcagAATTGTCATTTACGTAGACAAAATTAATGATCTGAAATTACTATCAAACAAATTacaagtatcagagtttaaattataaatgccTTCAGTCAACGagcagaaatattttttcgttttttcccAAAGGACGAAATAAGTTTGTTTCTGTTCGCTAACTGAAGGTATTCGCAATTTACGCATTTGATAATATTCATTCGTGGCATTGGACTGTAACTTATTTCGACTGGCTGTAGAGACCCTGAAGCTTTAAGTTTCAATGATATCATGAAAATAGAATTTTGATATTGAGAAACTTACCTGGTGAGCCAAGCTAACAGCAATAATGAAACAAACCAATAAGGAATTCATGGTAATGACGttgtttgatatttattttcaaggaACTGAATTTTATTACATCGTGACAGTCATTATATACCtccaatattttttggtttgaCCACAGTTCTACTGACACGTATGAAACTacgaagtttttttattttttatcatcttaaTGACATTATTTTGTAAGTAATATTAAGAACGTTTTATCATAATCGTAACAAATACAACGaagaacgaaaaaaataatgtaattaactaattaatatcAACGATATGATTTTTCATATGTCGTTTTCAATAAATGTTACTGcagatattcaaaattattgtaattcaatttgAAATAGAAATCAGGACGTAGATTTTTCAAAGTCAttgcacggaaaaaagagcaattgaaaaattgaactcATATCTGAgtatttattacagtttcGTTTCGTAGTAAAGCACTGTGACTcagaaactgtaaaaattatatttttattatatatcatattaTATACCAGATCTTATAGTTTTCAGTTTTgttctaaaaattacaatctcacactatcatttttttacatattctTCAAATTACATTTCCTGAGGCAAAGAAATCTTATTATTACAGTTTCGTATAGtaaaatcatttcttttgCTTGAATCTATACTCTGAAGATGCTTACATATGAAATATAAtcattatatacaaaaatgcttatttttttttttttcgaaattcatacttaaaataaataattactagttttataaaatttacagttttataaagtaaatatttttttttttctcttgaatctacacaataaaaattcttatatttatagtatactcttttttttttttgtaacttcaaatgtgacattaaaaataaatcttctCTTGTAATCCTACAAAGGCTAGAAGGTATGAAATgattgttattgtttttttcatgATGTAATtgatcaaattatttttgttcagAGCTTAACATCTTTTTCGGCAATTATATAAGTAACAGTTgttttatttgtcattttcTGAGCCACATTCTTAAGCCATATTTTAAAAGTGATATCAAAAACATTCTACCCACAAGTCGTCACGATAACAAGTTAAGTGAACACGATAAAGAAACCtgtaattaacaaattaaaatcGACAATATGAtcattcttattattttttttttttaattaactttactGAGGATTTTTCCACATTCTTTAtcataattgattttatttgttcGATGTTGTAATTGCTCAGTTTGTTATCTATGCAGTTTAGTTTTGTTTCATCCGAAATGATTCcataacaaaattttgtcaAATTATGATAACGAATAGGATTCAGAAccgtcaaatttaaaaaaagaatttaagtCACTAAAATCTACATGAGAGCAAGAAggttaaaattctcatttcaGATTATAATGTTCTGTACTtcccctgtttagaaaatctcatagaatccaatagatgctcataaattcccatagtgattttataaaaatgaatgagttctatagAAGTTTccttgtcgcactcaaatttacttgtcgcacgcaGATAATCGTATAACGCACAAAAATGTCGTGGAAACAGTTGAATGGGCAAACAGCTATTTGGCGAACAAAAGTGCGTGCGCTAATATAGCACTTATATcgcatgaatgataaaaaacaatattcttgtgccaataaattttttttagtcttaagaaaatttttttcttcaatttctaatgtcaaatatttttggcgccgagaaattatttttttttcggcgtAGAAATGGacaaattaaacaataattatttaaaccagtgcgatatttaataaaaaaaaattttatgacggTAACTTAATATGGAACATGAAGCAGCATTCCTGTTGCTGAGGATTCCATAACTTCCATTTAACTCTATAGAgtctctattaaaaaaaaaaaaaataatagtaaaataaaaaccaataaaTGATCGAGTAGAAAAACTAAAGAaagtattgatttttttaatcaatacatcaattaatcaattgtACTCAGTAACATTTCATtcttttacaaaatataaattatctatgagctattattatcaatttcaaAGAGAGTTATTCATGGCAATTTATCAATTCAGAGGCCAGTGCTCTTCAATAGGACATGTGGCCTTTAATTGAGatttcgaattaaaaatttattttctgataaaaataaaaaatttatataaataaatagataaataactTACAGCTGAAAATTCCGGTGAGACAAAAAGAGTAATATTGTAAGTTTGCTTTTGTCCTGGTTGAACAGGACAAACGGTGCTCGTGCAGGCGTTAGTTCTCAAAGGATAAGCAAAATCGCGCCCGTCATTATTATAGTAAGCGCAACTTTCCAAACTGTTTCCCTCGAagtctgaaaaaatttaagcacCATAACAATTTCAAATCATAATCCCTGAGTTATTGGAATCAGtactttttttcaatcaattttctcttgacaatttaaaaaaagtcattttctgctccggagtgaatgcggagcgggTGACtgcgtatttatttaatccccttggaaaaaaattcactccgaaggggagtttattttacacggaaaaaaaagaagtgttgctgcaacaggatatTCCTGTTACAGCTACAAGATCAGCCCTGTTGCAGCCACAGGAATAATCTCAGATTCATAATAAGGGTAATAATGTGTATCAATGGAGTTGAGAATCAATGACGGTAATATACAtacgcacacacgcacacacacccatgcactcgcacacacacatccATGCACACGCGCACACACATATTGTGCATACACGCGCACATACATATGTGTACgcgtgtatatgtatatgtattagggtgtttaaaagaaaaaaaacaattttattttttatggtatccaattttaaaagtataactaaaaataaaaattttggtaccattccgagctcttaataatgatattaaggtttgcctcaatccatttttctattttccatttaaataacacgggaaaaattttttttttttagaattttccagctcataaactaatcaacggatttttatgcacaacaaatgtttttgtaggaaattgaacgctctacaaaaaaagtctcatcattttttgataaatcccactgttcaaaagttatttaagcttcaagtcaaattcatagtaaattttgagatttttttatttttccggcgaaactatcagtcttatcgaaaaatatcataggaacttttttgtagataattttattccttacaaattattacgaataaagtttttcgaaattctgcgttgttttgaagttatatccatttcaatgtcatgctcttaaaaaaatagatttctgattaattttaagagcttgacattgaaatgaaaataaattgaaaacaatgcggaatttcgaaaaattttatttgtaataatttgtaaggaataaaattacctacaaaaaagtttctatgacattttgtaataagactgatagtttcgccggaaaagtgaaaagatctcaaaatttactataaatttgacttgagtTGCAGCCACAGGTCCATTCCTGTTGCAACCACAGGATTAGTCCTGTAGCTGCGACAGAATTATTCCTGTGGCTGTAACAGGAA encodes the following:
- the LOC130675674 gene encoding MD-2-related lipid-recognition protein-like: MMKYFAILIVLGSIGFSTSKVVPFFNCSYPEGTEISCKVHEVRINPCKIIPHQANACSITRGQNASMEFDYTANFEGNSLESCAYYNNDGRDFAYPLRTNACTSTVCPVQPGQKQTYNITLFVSPEFSARLYRVKWKLWNPQQQECCFMFHIKLPS